A portion of the Bdellovibrio sp. ArHS genome contains these proteins:
- a CDS encoding HU family DNA-binding protein — MNKAQLIEKIATETKVSKAQAEMILDCAVENIKKSVKKGDDVKLVGFGTFTKAKRKARTGRNPQTGKAIKIPAAWAPKFRAGAEFKSMVK, encoded by the coding sequence ATGAACAAAGCTCAACTTATCGAAAAAATCGCTACTGAAACAAAAGTTTCTAAAGCTCAAGCTGAAATGATCCTTGATTGCGCAGTAGAAAACATCAAAAAATCAGTTAAAAAAGGCGACGACGTTAAACTTGTTGGCTTCGGTACTTTCACTAAAGCAAAACGCAAAGCTCGCACTGGTCGCAACCCACAAACTGGTAAAGCAATCAAAATTCCAGCTGCTTGGGCTCCAAAATTCCGCGCTGGCGCAGAATTCAAATCAATGGTGAAGTAA
- a CDS encoding DNA gyrase inhibitor YacG → MTEPQKPRQVKCPQCGRLALYSPENPFRPFCSERCRIIDLGAWASEEYKIPVKDSSSDALSMDDEDSSEDMH, encoded by the coding sequence ATGACAGAACCTCAAAAACCAAGACAAGTTAAATGCCCGCAGTGCGGGCGTTTAGCGTTGTACTCACCAGAAAATCCTTTTCGTCCCTTCTGCTCAGAACGATGCCGCATCATCGATCTTGGCGCGTGGGCCAGCGAAGAATACAAAATTCCCGTCAAAGATTCTTCAAGTGATGCTTTAAGTATGGACGACGAAGATTCTTCTGAAGACATGCACTGA
- a CDS encoding M48 family metalloprotease encodes MIQRKYLPYILGAVLLMALLAMAQSPRVLFKSKTGQRVQVQESTSGYFYLPVGSKNVSGLTEIDYAQLLGQFLVKNMAKVQDATGKKLIIPYEWQSPYFAAFAQQKEDFMQISVWGGMVRAPGATKAALAAILCHELGHILGGEPRQTIPGSDWASIEGQSDYYAASVCLPELLSAYPDLVSSIDEDVKKVCEQNELCEKTLQAGVEMVRLLQKYSYREYTPVSLFTPAPAASELIRNTYPSDQCRMDSFVQGSLCQLGACRAPVCWLP; translated from the coding sequence ATGATCCAGCGAAAGTATTTACCTTACATTCTTGGAGCTGTTCTTCTGATGGCTCTTCTGGCGATGGCGCAGTCGCCGCGCGTTTTATTTAAAAGCAAAACTGGTCAACGTGTGCAAGTACAAGAATCCACGTCAGGATACTTCTATCTTCCGGTGGGCTCCAAGAACGTCTCTGGTCTGACCGAGATTGATTATGCGCAGTTGCTTGGCCAGTTTCTGGTAAAAAATATGGCCAAAGTGCAAGATGCGACAGGAAAAAAGCTGATCATCCCCTACGAGTGGCAAAGTCCTTACTTCGCGGCGTTCGCGCAGCAAAAAGAAGATTTTATGCAGATCTCTGTTTGGGGTGGAATGGTGCGCGCGCCCGGAGCAACTAAAGCGGCTTTAGCGGCGATTCTTTGTCATGAGCTCGGTCATATTCTTGGCGGCGAGCCCCGCCAAACTATTCCGGGCTCGGACTGGGCTTCGATTGAAGGCCAGTCGGACTATTACGCCGCTTCTGTGTGTTTACCGGAATTACTAAGTGCCTACCCTGACCTCGTGTCATCCATCGACGAAGACGTAAAAAAGGTGTGTGAGCAAAACGAGCTGTGCGAAAAGACCTTGCAGGCTGGCGTAGAAATGGTGCGACTGCTGCAAAAATACTCCTACCGGGAATATACGCCGGTCAGTCTGTTCACTCCCGCGCCGGCTGCTTCAGAGCTGATTCGTAACACCTATCCTTCGGATCAATGTCGTATGGATAGCTTTGTGCAAGGCAGTCTTTGTCAATTAGGAGCTTGTCGTGCTCCGGTGTGTTGGCTTCCGTAA
- a CDS encoding prolipoprotein diacylglyceryl transferase translates to MIPLSSHFAVPTYYLILSMTVSICLWWLVQRSHSLGLSRRLTLDLSLIVMVSGFIGGRLFHVFYEDFPYYREEPTRVLQIWNGGFVFYGGALLAGFAAIIYLFLKNKSQLENYLDMFAPVLSFSYVMGRIACLLAGCCFGKYCELPWAYGGRHPTQAYAAAWELGVLFILLGLEKAPRKRVGAVFYIWMILHAIGRLIMEFFRDDFRGPSLGMSISSWISFLIIALGFYFLLRKPTHRSTTSS, encoded by the coding sequence GTGATTCCTCTTTCATCCCATTTTGCAGTTCCCACCTACTACTTAATTTTAAGTATGACGGTGAGTATTTGCCTTTGGTGGCTGGTGCAGCGATCGCACTCATTGGGGCTTTCGCGACGGTTGACGCTAGACTTAAGTCTTATCGTGATGGTCTCGGGGTTCATCGGGGGCCGTCTTTTTCACGTGTTTTACGAAGACTTTCCTTACTATCGTGAAGAACCAACTCGCGTCCTGCAAATATGGAATGGCGGATTTGTCTTTTATGGCGGGGCGCTGCTCGCAGGATTTGCGGCCATCATTTATTTGTTTCTTAAAAACAAATCCCAGCTTGAAAACTATCTGGATATGTTTGCTCCGGTCCTTTCGTTTTCTTACGTCATGGGTCGCATCGCTTGCCTGTTGGCGGGATGTTGCTTCGGAAAATACTGCGAACTGCCATGGGCCTATGGGGGACGACACCCCACACAAGCTTACGCCGCCGCTTGGGAGCTGGGCGTTTTATTTATTCTTTTAGGTCTGGAAAAAGCTCCTCGAAAACGAGTCGGAGCTGTTTTTTATATCTGGATGATTCTGCATGCGATTGGACGCCTGATTATGGAATTCTTCCGCGACGACTTCCGCGGCCCTTCTTTAGGAATGTCCATTTCAAGTTGGATCAGCTTCTTGATTATCGCGTTGGGATTTTATTTTCTTTTACGGAAGCCAACACACCGGAGCACGACAAGCTCCTAA
- a CDS encoding cyclic nucleotide-binding domain-containing protein, whose protein sequence is MKLHPAEIAKEIKSFSFFKSFSEDLLLQASAMIHLETIPAGSLILQEGKKNTSLFFLRAGSVEVALAGEVIATLSTPGEVFGEMSVITSNLTSTTVKALTPVECFVIRSEDFGHVHPKDKDRFQALLYQIYCFILTERLMRTNEKARLFEILNRELHEAQSAIEQSGGGRVLLVEPDKKQQLPIRMALGGTGVQLDIASDSAMGHSFLTENKYDIVLCEEDCVDVLKDVQDKKSAPYAVLLTNKNVQGNLQVLEKNRFVEHIISRDAEDRNATIRYVLTALSKLLNKDLFGIEKYLTWGVEVQSRAVTHSGQREALREDIYAYFKKMGIRSTVLDRVNTVVEEMLMNAIYDAPVDAQGKSIFNHISRKEEVKLDTHQQSLLTFASDGVLLAVSVKDPFGSLTKNIIVDYLLSCYNGQAGSMNKEKGGAGRGLHQIIENADLTVFNVKKGVRTEVICLFNVDGQKREAQPSFHYFFV, encoded by the coding sequence ATGAAGTTGCACCCTGCCGAAATTGCTAAGGAAATTAAAAGTTTCTCGTTCTTCAAATCGTTCAGTGAGGATTTGCTTCTACAGGCCTCAGCAATGATTCATTTGGAAACTATTCCGGCGGGAAGCCTTATTCTTCAAGAAGGAAAAAAGAACACATCTCTTTTTTTTCTTAGAGCGGGTTCTGTCGAAGTCGCGCTGGCGGGCGAAGTGATCGCGACTTTAAGCACACCCGGCGAAGTTTTTGGTGAAATGAGTGTCATCACTTCAAATCTGACCTCCACGACGGTGAAGGCTTTGACTCCGGTCGAATGCTTTGTCATTCGCTCTGAGGATTTTGGCCATGTTCATCCGAAAGACAAAGATCGTTTCCAGGCTCTTTTGTATCAGATCTACTGTTTCATTTTGACCGAGCGACTGATGCGAACCAACGAAAAAGCCCGCCTTTTTGAGATTCTCAATCGAGAATTGCATGAGGCACAAAGCGCCATTGAACAAAGTGGTGGAGGACGGGTTCTTTTGGTTGAACCCGATAAAAAGCAGCAGTTACCGATCCGCATGGCTTTGGGTGGCACCGGTGTGCAGTTGGATATCGCCAGCGACTCGGCGATGGGACACTCTTTCTTGACCGAAAATAAGTATGACATCGTTCTTTGTGAAGAAGACTGCGTGGACGTGCTGAAGGATGTGCAGGATAAAAAATCCGCTCCCTATGCTGTTTTGCTTACTAATAAGAATGTGCAGGGTAATCTGCAAGTCCTGGAGAAAAATCGTTTCGTCGAACACATTATCTCTCGCGATGCGGAAGATAGAAATGCGACGATACGCTATGTTCTTACGGCTTTAAGTAAATTGTTGAATAAAGATCTTTTTGGTATTGAAAAATACCTGACCTGGGGAGTAGAGGTGCAGAGTCGCGCCGTGACCCATTCTGGGCAGCGGGAAGCACTTCGTGAAGATATTTACGCCTATTTTAAGAAGATGGGTATTCGCAGCACAGTGCTTGATCGCGTAAATACTGTGGTTGAAGAAATGCTGATGAATGCCATCTATGATGCGCCTGTGGATGCGCAGGGAAAGTCCATCTTCAATCACATTTCCCGTAAAGAAGAAGTTAAACTGGACACCCACCAGCAGTCCTTACTGACCTTTGCCAGTGACGGCGTTTTGTTGGCAGTGTCGGTGAAAGATCCATTTGGTTCGTTAACAAAAAACATCATCGTGGACTATCTTTTAAGCTGTTATAACGGCCAAGCCGGCAGTATGAATAAAGAAAAAGGTGGGGCCGGTCGAGGATTGCATCAGATTATTGAGAATGCGGATCTGACGGTGTTCAACGTGAAAAAAGGCGTGCGCACCGAAGTGATCTGTTTGTTTAATGTTGACGGTCAAAAGCGCGAAGCTCAGCCTTCATTCCACTATTTCTTCGTGTAA
- a CDS encoding metal ABC transporter permease, producing the protein MSSFLDLLKIYQWALPASVVMATVLALIGGQWTARAKSTQIFVLGQGSSLGIVLGFVLNLILGTDFHSLNLILGLCLGWITLLISDFWIESRADRNHIYLTLFVFFLSLTYLITSITPALESHMAAAYFGDIAVMSDKAAQMSLVAGAAFGAFLFWRWQELSMISFQLVNHSFIHRNHRNKIFDIGTLILTTVAVQSMGYLYTMGSLFIATSFASLRSKNLQSYTTKVVVIASLGSVLGFAVSLASTELPTVPCILIGQMLIGFLSYTKK; encoded by the coding sequence ATGAGCTCATTCCTGGACTTACTAAAAATCTATCAGTGGGCGCTTCCAGCTAGTGTGGTTATGGCGACGGTCCTGGCGCTGATCGGAGGCCAGTGGACAGCGCGAGCCAAGAGCACGCAAATCTTTGTCCTGGGGCAAGGTTCTTCATTAGGCATCGTGCTTGGGTTTGTTCTTAATTTAATTTTAGGGACGGACTTTCATAGTCTGAATCTTATTCTGGGTCTTTGCTTGGGTTGGATTACTTTGCTTATTTCGGACTTCTGGATTGAGTCCCGAGCCGATCGTAATCATATTTATTTGACTCTTTTCGTATTCTTTCTGTCTTTGACCTATCTTATCACCTCGATCACTCCCGCATTAGAGTCACATATGGCGGCCGCCTATTTCGGAGACATTGCCGTCATGAGTGACAAGGCTGCGCAAATGAGCCTGGTGGCGGGAGCCGCCTTTGGCGCCTTTCTTTTCTGGCGTTGGCAAGAGCTCTCGATGATTTCCTTTCAGTTGGTTAATCACAGCTTCATTCATCGCAATCATAGAAATAAGATCTTTGATATTGGAACATTGATTTTAACGACGGTGGCGGTGCAGAGCATGGGATATCTTTACACCATGGGATCATTGTTCATTGCGACCAGCTTTGCGTCTTTGCGAAGCAAAAATCTTCAGTCTTATACAACAAAGGTTGTTGTCATTGCCTCTTTGGGAAGTGTTTTGGGATTTGCGGTTTCGCTGGCATCCACGGAATTACCCACGGTGCCTTGTATATTGATCGGGCAAATGCTGATCGGCTTTTTAAGTTACACGAAGAAATAG
- a CDS encoding ATP-binding cassette domain-containing protein: MRKVLEVRNLKALSREGSSLSPSVDFDLQEGDVLFLRGDNGSGKSSVLKTLLGLHKHYEGRFQFSISEQEIQYLPQLGSLNFHLPLTLQDMLPEPARDLSVLKGLDLSKKWNTASGGERQKVLLAAVIAKNPKILVLDEPFNHVDKDSIQTLEEALAQFLTKNPQSSLIIVSHRAFVQSWPTVKFVEIR; encoded by the coding sequence ATGAGAAAAGTTCTTGAAGTTCGAAATTTAAAGGCGCTCAGCCGAGAAGGAAGTTCTCTTTCTCCGTCGGTGGATTTTGATCTTCAAGAGGGAGACGTGCTTTTCTTACGCGGCGACAACGGCTCGGGAAAAAGTTCTGTTTTAAAGACCCTCTTAGGCTTGCACAAACACTATGAAGGACGCTTTCAATTTTCTATTTCCGAACAGGAAATCCAATATCTTCCGCAGCTAGGAAGTTTGAATTTCCATTTGCCTTTGACCTTGCAGGACATGCTTCCAGAACCCGCGCGCGATCTTTCTGTTCTTAAGGGACTTGACCTCAGTAAAAAGTGGAACACGGCCAGTGGTGGTGAACGTCAGAAAGTTCTATTGGCCGCCGTTATCGCAAAAAATCCAAAAATTTTAGTTTTGGATGAGCCCTTCAACCATGTCGATAAAGATTCGATTCAAACTCTGGAAGAAGCTTTGGCGCAATTTTTAACGAAGAATCCCCAGAGTTCTTTAATCATCGTTTCTCACCGTGCCTTCGTGCAAAGCTGGCCCACGGTTAAGTTTGTGGAGATCCGATGA
- a CDS encoding metal ABC transporter substrate-binding protein, with amino-acid sequence MKSFIFAMGVFCASISLAKIKVVTTLPEIAEVVQTIGGNEVETQSLLTGREDAHYAEARPDYILKVNRADVVCSMGLDLEVGWLPKVLEKAGNAQVQQGGKGFCVLGNAVKPLDVPVGVINRSLGDVHAQGNPHFNLSPAKLIEAGAEVLRVLSALEPAKATEFSKNYDSFKKTMTNLQTELQKSVKKIKVMEYHKEFTYFFNVYGIESLGSLEEKPGVPPSAARLAQVAKLAKENHVAILFATPSAPHKALERFTELSGIPVVTVPSYVQTSGSSAAKTIEGLQKLLVKSLP; translated from the coding sequence ATGAAAAGTTTTATTTTTGCGATGGGCGTCTTCTGTGCTTCCATTTCGCTGGCAAAAATCAAAGTCGTTACCACACTTCCTGAAATTGCCGAAGTCGTGCAAACCATCGGCGGAAACGAGGTCGAAACGCAATCTCTTCTGACAGGCCGTGAAGATGCGCACTACGCAGAAGCTCGTCCCGATTATATTCTTAAGGTCAATCGAGCCGACGTTGTTTGCTCGATGGGATTGGACCTGGAAGTCGGCTGGCTTCCCAAAGTTCTTGAGAAAGCCGGAAATGCGCAAGTACAGCAAGGTGGAAAAGGATTCTGTGTTTTAGGCAACGCCGTGAAACCCCTGGATGTTCCCGTGGGAGTAATCAACCGATCCCTGGGGGATGTGCACGCGCAAGGGAATCCACACTTTAATCTGTCTCCGGCAAAACTGATCGAAGCTGGTGCTGAAGTGCTGCGTGTTCTTTCGGCGCTAGAGCCCGCAAAAGCCACAGAGTTTTCGAAAAATTATGATTCATTTAAAAAAACGATGACTAATTTGCAGACGGAGCTGCAAAAATCCGTGAAAAAGATAAAGGTCATGGAATACCACAAGGAGTTCACATATTTTTTCAATGTCTACGGCATTGAATCTTTGGGGTCGTTGGAAGAAAAACCCGGAGTCCCCCCTTCCGCGGCCCGCCTGGCCCAGGTGGCAAAACTTGCGAAAGAAAACCATGTTGCCATTTTATTTGCCACGCCGTCGGCACCTCACAAAGCTTTGGAAAGATTTACGGAACTTTCCGGTATCCCCGTGGTGACAGTTCCGTCGTACGTGCAAACTTCCGGCAGTTCAGCAGCTAAGACGATTGAAGGTCTGCAAAAATTGTTGGTAAAATCTCTTCCATGA
- a CDS encoding HAMP domain-containing sensor histidine kinase yields the protein MPGLIRFRWIAIFCLTLGLIPLIHWHVLQKRDIFYFVAVLALLATFNVVSQGLWPREEQARQKHTLVHLWVDLLAAAGLLFVSGSAQNPFVSILCIHSFLGGMLLRQRASYLFGISVLLLLGLLQLETYLDAKITLGADLTDLWLSFLSQWVLVTASWFVSHYFSGLLKKNEMRIRLLQDRQHQADRLKSLGALTAGFSHQLATPMNSLKLRMERGLRKLSDQEVAAREELEKAKSSLDECVQVFQHMASVFSQSAEAELQTVEIQKLCEDLLKVWEKENNTITVEKHFMAEPLNCRLQVLAFSNTFFDLLNNAVEASSAGSKIYVRLFKLDSWIYLEVTDLGEGLSEETLSRLGEPFVTTKVDGNGLGLYSASMMAQAAGGEFRIFNNTSGRGATAEIRLPLEEA from the coding sequence ATGCCTGGGTTGATTCGTTTTCGCTGGATCGCAATATTTTGTCTTACGTTGGGGTTGATTCCTCTTATTCACTGGCACGTGCTTCAGAAACGGGACATTTTTTATTTTGTCGCTGTGCTGGCTTTACTTGCGACTTTCAATGTTGTGTCACAGGGTTTGTGGCCTCGTGAAGAACAGGCCCGCCAAAAACATACGTTGGTACATCTATGGGTGGACCTTTTGGCGGCGGCAGGTCTGCTTTTTGTGAGCGGTTCAGCGCAAAATCCGTTTGTCAGTATCTTGTGCATTCATTCTTTTCTGGGCGGGATGTTGTTACGACAGCGAGCCTCCTATCTTTTCGGAATTTCCGTGTTGTTGCTCTTGGGGCTTTTACAACTAGAGACCTATCTGGATGCGAAGATCACTTTGGGGGCGGACCTCACGGATCTGTGGCTCAGCTTCCTTTCCCAATGGGTGCTCGTCACGGCCTCTTGGTTTGTCAGTCATTATTTCTCTGGCTTGTTGAAAAAGAATGAAATGCGCATTCGTCTTTTGCAGGATCGTCAGCATCAAGCAGATCGCCTGAAGTCTTTAGGCGCTTTAACGGCGGGATTTTCTCATCAATTGGCAACGCCCATGAACTCTTTGAAGTTACGGATGGAGCGGGGACTTAGAAAGCTTTCCGATCAGGAAGTGGCTGCGCGCGAAGAGCTGGAAAAGGCGAAAAGCTCTTTAGACGAATGCGTTCAGGTGTTCCAACACATGGCTTCGGTTTTTTCCCAGTCGGCCGAGGCGGAACTTCAGACCGTCGAGATTCAGAAACTGTGTGAGGATCTTTTAAAAGTCTGGGAAAAAGAAAACAACACGATCACCGTTGAAAAACATTTTATGGCCGAGCCGTTGAATTGTCGTCTTCAGGTGTTGGCATTTTCGAACACCTTCTTTGACCTTTTGAATAACGCCGTCGAAGCATCTTCGGCAGGCTCGAAAATTTATGTTCGTCTTTTTAAATTGGATTCCTGGATTTATCTGGAAGTCACAGATTTGGGTGAAGGGCTTTCCGAAGAGACTCTTTCCCGACTTGGCGAGCCCTTTGTCACAACAAAAGTAGACGGCAACGGCTTGGGACTTTATTCTGCCTCTATGATGGCGCAAGCCGCAGGCGGTGAATTCAGAATCTTCAACAACACCTCGGGAAGAGGCGCAACGGCGGAAATTCGTCTTCCCCTAGAGGAGGCCTAA
- a CDS encoding response regulator, translating to MDIKGKKLLLIEDDRNLREVLTEELQDRGMTVTSFAHTPSLEEIHEAEWALLDLRVGSENGLEFLKGLKEKFPQAKVIMMSGFGSVASAVKAMQLGAHSFISKPVTPDMIIKAFTDQNIGEEVPEQEISLARMEREYIDYVLQSSDGNITQAAKKLGLHRQSLQRKLRKNIPNK from the coding sequence ATGGATATCAAAGGCAAAAAACTTTTACTGATCGAGGATGATCGCAACCTTCGCGAAGTGCTCACGGAAGAACTTCAGGATCGTGGCATGACCGTCACGAGTTTTGCACATACGCCCTCTTTGGAAGAAATTCATGAGGCCGAGTGGGCCCTCTTGGATTTGCGCGTGGGTTCTGAAAATGGTCTAGAGTTTTTGAAGGGATTGAAGGAAAAATTCCCTCAAGCCAAAGTCATCATGATGAGCGGTTTCGGCAGTGTCGCCTCTGCCGTCAAAGCAATGCAATTGGGGGCGCACAGCTTTATCAGCAAACCCGTGACGCCGGATATGATTATCAAAGCCTTTACCGATCAGAATATCGGTGAGGAAGTGCCGGAACAGGAAATTTCTTTGGCCCGCATGGAGCGCGAGTATATTGATTACGTTCTGCAAAGTTCTGATGGAAATATCACTCAGGCAGCAAAGAAGCTGGGTTTGCATCGCCAAAGTCTGCAAAGAAAGCTTCGCAAAAACATCCCGAATAAATAA
- the lspA gene encoding signal peptidase II: MKRKYIWLVLISAFLVALDQVIKVYVHTHFHLGESISVIPNFFNITYVRNFGAAFGFLAESHPDFREIFFLAMPPIALIIILGILRGVKDEDTKQILALSSIFGGAIGNYIDRIRFRYVIDFLDFHIYNRWSWPAFNIADMAIVGGVGLLLLLMFIENKKKEKEKEGAV; encoded by the coding sequence ATGAAACGTAAATATATCTGGCTTGTACTCATCTCTGCTTTTCTTGTGGCTTTAGATCAAGTTATTAAGGTCTATGTTCACACGCACTTTCATCTGGGTGAATCCATCTCTGTGATTCCGAATTTCTTCAACATCACTTACGTTAGAAACTTTGGGGCCGCTTTCGGATTTTTGGCAGAAAGCCATCCGGACTTCCGCGAGATTTTCTTTTTGGCTATGCCACCGATCGCTTTGATCATCATCCTGGGCATTCTTCGCGGCGTGAAAGATGAAGACACCAAGCAGATTCTTGCTCTTTCAAGCATTTTCGGAGGCGCCATCGGAAACTACATTGATCGCATTCGTTTCCGCTATGTGATCGACTTTTTGGACTTCCACATCTACAACCGCTGGAGCTGGCCAGCCTTCAATATCGCCGATATGGCTATTGTCGGCGGTGTAGGACTGCTCTTGCTTCTGATGTTTATAGAAAATAAAAAGAAAGAAAAAGAAAAGGAAGGCGCGGTTTAG
- a CDS encoding sigma-54 dependent transcriptional regulator, with the protein MLKVLVVDDDQGLRLSVKSALAVTQRFEVDEAFDGVNAMEKIKGGDKKYDLVILDVDMPRMNGLEALRQIKEFDPGIIAIIMTAHATLNDAIQAVKDGAYNYLPKPVGSEQLLELIDKAVNAHNLISNIAASAPVMHEAGRKIIGHTSQMQKVFNIIHRLAKVDTPVLIRGASGTGKELVAKAIHYNSARKDEKFVAINCSAIPENLFESELFGHEKGSFTGADQRKIGKFQFAEGGTLFLDEVGDMPQLMQVKILRVLQEKLFTPVGSNREFPTNVRIIAATNRPLEDMIKAGTFREDLFYRLNVVPIFLPALAERKDDMEHMVNIFIKKFNQAHGKRINGIAPDAMAVLKKHTWPGNIRELENVIEHAFVLEMSNIITIASLPESLLIATGTNLIDVPPVMETAQSVASAGIASATQAHASLGDDEDSDLGADSEDLDSEEILPYNGTENLDFNAQKEAFEKEFIIKALKTFRGRINQTALHANIPKKTLLRKIEKYGIVAKDYAN; encoded by the coding sequence ATGCTTAAGGTTTTGGTTGTAGACGACGATCAGGGCTTAAGACTCTCAGTTAAATCCGCACTCGCAGTCACTCAAAGATTTGAGGTTGACGAGGCTTTCGATGGTGTCAATGCCATGGAAAAGATCAAAGGCGGAGACAAAAAATACGATCTTGTGATTCTTGATGTCGACATGCCTCGCATGAACGGTCTTGAAGCCCTTCGCCAAATTAAAGAGTTCGATCCAGGTATCATCGCGATTATTATGACCGCGCACGCAACCTTGAATGATGCCATCCAGGCCGTCAAAGATGGTGCTTACAACTATCTTCCTAAACCAGTCGGCAGTGAGCAACTGCTTGAGCTGATCGACAAAGCCGTCAATGCCCACAATTTGATTTCAAATATCGCCGCTTCCGCACCCGTCATGCACGAAGCCGGTCGTAAAATCATCGGTCACACGTCCCAGATGCAAAAGGTGTTTAATATTATTCACCGCCTGGCGAAAGTGGATACGCCCGTTTTGATTCGTGGTGCTTCCGGAACGGGTAAAGAACTTGTTGCCAAAGCGATTCACTACAATTCAGCTCGTAAAGATGAAAAATTCGTAGCCATCAACTGTTCGGCCATTCCAGAGAATCTTTTTGAATCTGAACTTTTCGGTCACGAGAAGGGCTCTTTCACCGGCGCAGACCAACGTAAAATCGGAAAATTCCAGTTCGCAGAAGGCGGCACTTTGTTCCTGGACGAAGTGGGCGATATGCCACAACTGATGCAGGTGAAAATCCTGCGTGTTCTGCAAGAAAAACTGTTCACTCCCGTGGGCTCTAACCGTGAGTTCCCCACAAACGTCAGAATCATTGCCGCGACGAACAGACCCCTTGAAGATATGATCAAAGCGGGCACCTTCCGTGAAGATCTGTTCTATCGTTTGAATGTCGTGCCCATCTTCTTGCCCGCTTTGGCAGAACGAAAAGACGACATGGAACACATGGTGAACATCTTCATCAAGAAGTTCAATCAGGCCCACGGTAAACGCATCAATGGCATCGCTCCGGATGCAATGGCCGTTTTGAAAAAGCACACTTGGCCGGGCAATATTCGAGAACTTGAAAACGTGATTGAACATGCCTTCGTTTTGGAAATGTCGAACATCATTACGATTGCTTCTTTACCCGAATCTTTATTGATTGCGACGGGCACTAACTTGATTGATGTTCCGCCAGTGATGGAAACGGCTCAAAGCGTGGCTTCTGCAGGAATTGCGTCGGCTACTCAAGCCCATGCATCTTTGGGTGACGATGAAGATTCTGATCTGGGTGCTGATTCTGAAGATCTAGATAGCGAAGAAATTCTGCCTTACAACGGCACTGAAAATCTGGACTTCAACGCCCAGAAAGAAGCCTTCGAAAAAGAGTTTATTATCAAGGCTCTTAAGACGTTCCGTGGACGGATCAATCAAACGGCCCTCCACGCCAATATTCCGAAAAAGACACTTCTGCGCAAAATCGAGAAGTACGGAATCGTGGCGAAAGACTACGCCAACTAA